The Bombus pyrosoma isolate SC7728 linkage group LG3, ASM1482585v1, whole genome shotgun sequence genome has a segment encoding these proteins:
- the LOC122566011 gene encoding uncharacterized protein LOC122566011: MYPNNIACCNCILHSYILSSIHCFRNCTSPLKDVNLSNSVLCQECENIYCKRKPEKLISPKKKLEFCTPDPKRHAKHKQRVYMKREKNYEWTKQMLCTCMQKVRKQFGEQNRLDHCIQTKDAIFPKQELKLMCYYCNSPDLKIEKISVNTSGRNTRSCICKKDSIRPRNEQNKIRDCVTKYSITKSRRNFIPGSKKRSYTCIGNKRHVSKCDLDWASPSMTAKWGHNMAKKHDCEFSKKNGCHDKILKVETERTRIDKETKRNESTQTFGNIVTVICR, translated from the exons ATGTATCCTAATAATATTGCCTGTTGCAATTGTATACTACATAGTTATATCCTTTCAAGTATACATTGTTTTCGTAATTGTACGAGTCCATTGAAAGATGTGAACTTGTCAAATAGCGTACTGTGTCAAGAAtgcgaaaatatttattgtaaacgGAAAccagagaaattaatttctccgaAAAAAAAGTTAGAGTTTTGTACACCAGACCCGAAAAGGCACGCAAAACATAAACAACGAGTATATATGAAGCgagaaaaaaattacgaatggACGAAGCAGATGTTGTGCACTTGTATGCAGAAGGTGAGGAAACAATTTGGGGAACAAAACAGACTAGACCATTGCATACAAACAAAGGACGCGATCTTCCCTAAGCAAGAACTAAAACTGATGTGTTATTATTGTAATAGCCCTGAtctgaaaattgagaaaatctCTGTAAACACGTCTGGTCGAAATACGCGTTCGTGTATCTGTAAAAAAGATTCGATCAGACCGAGGAACGAACAAAATAAGATCAGGGACTGCGttacgaaatattcaattacaaaaaGTCGAAGGAATTTTATTCCAGGTTCTAAGAAGCGTAGTTATACGTGCATTGGAAACAAAAGGCATGTTTCTAAGTGTGACCTTGACTGGGCGTCACCATCGATGACTGCTAAATGGGGACATAATATGGCAAAAAAGCATGATTGTGAATTCTCGAAGAAAAATGGTTGtcatgataaaatattaaaagtagaaaCCGAAAGAACTAGGATTgacaaagaaacgaagaggaaCGAAAGTACTCAGACGTTTGGCAATATTGTAACAG TTATTTGTAGATAG